The nucleotide sequence ctttaaaaacaattgcagcatcatatggtgtcGGTATATCTACAcaatctacagtatcggattggaagaaaaatagaactataattgaagaattttgtttcaaaatgataacaaaagtcagtttggacaatcggtgccggtgcaaagctaataaagctaaaaatgagactatcgacgacgctttgtatgtgtggttttgtgcggaatgcgaacgtggtttaccagtagcccgttctttaacggtaaaatattgcaaaacctctaaattttaaagaaccgcttggattgacatgaaatttggcatacacatagctaacaagttcgagaaaaaaagtgatattgtgccgatatgtgcttttgccctgggggtggttttcatcccctcttgtgggtgaaaaaatattcgtccaaagaaagtcaggaaatggataaactggctaattttaagtaacttttgttctatagaattttttcactaagtcgatacttttcgagttatttggcagcgaatatgttcatttttcaacaaaataaccacgcttttagacggtttttcgcaaataactcaaatagtaagtattttgtcgaaaaaacattcttagcaaaaatatagcctgtaaaaaatttttaaaaatggtgtatatatcacgtctctacacctagtagaagcagagttatagctaatgaaaaataggttcatattcatcaaattccaaatggaatactttaacgtgaaataaccaaaaatgaagcacatttcggggaaaacttattacaacttatttaaagtgtttaaaaaaagcttcatttttgttttataaaaaaatttttagcatcaaaattaaacaagttacgctcaaaataaagttagtccctttttgttttggtaaaaaatcgagaaaatcaccccctaattagtatcttaaattaacttaatcgttacgacttcacaagtttcttgactcatgtatatattgtttatatgatctgtaagtttcatcggttcaaagtccttattattgaaagggctgtagttaaaagggattgaacgagtcactgatcacgaatgtatgcaaatttagaaacaccaaatcttaatcaatttttgtctaacagagaaacaaaaaaatacataatattcagaaaagcaaatccgactttttttgtttttcgagatttttggtatctctaacaatttttaagttattttgaaaaaaaaacatatttttcaaaatttaaatttttaaaaattttactttgaaaccaaattttttcataaataagcactttgaatcgatgaaacttacagatcatataaacacaacataagtaaaataatttgtggagtggtaacgattaatttaattttaagttgctaattagtgggtggtcttcccgatttttttttgcaaaaacaaaagggaccttttacttttttataggctatatttttgctaagaacgtttttttcgacaaaatacttactttttgagttatttgcgaaaaaccgtctaaaaatgtggttattttgttgaaaaatgaacatattcacttgcaaataactcgaaaagtgttgacttggcgaaaaagctctatagaacaaaagttacttaaaattagtcagtttacccatttccggacttattttggacatatattttttcacccccaagagggggtgaaagtcacccccagggcaaaagcacacatcggcacaatataactttttttctttgacatgtaagctatacgtatgccaaatttcatgtcaatccaagcggttctttaaaatttagagcaaaaaccgtgaaagaatggactatatacgtaatttagatgtgtactgtgcatatacatgttatttcaatttcatttcatgttatttcaattataacggagtttatctgtaagtataccgtattttattaattttaccatattctccggataacccggatcggccgcggtcccgattaatccgagttatcgaggttccactgtagatGAGTAGCCACTTCAGCACACATTGACCTTTAGACAGCAAGAGTCAGTCGCGCCTTAAACCGTACGCGCATCCGCTTCGCGCATATAAACTTCATGGGAAAAACGTCCGTTTCTCTAGTTATTGTCATTAGAGTCACTGCTAgaataatatacagtgtgtttggtaaaaaatgggccatagcttaactttagattcctaaggttaaaataggtcgatttaagctaactaaccttagtacaaaagttgataataaccgaaatacagggtgtcaaagttaaacttttatcttatttattcttgaatatttcctaaaaggcatgggataataacacgaaatttggtatgcgGGGTTTTTTgagacaagaaatctaaatttgccaccaaaaatgatgacttacccagagggcgccacctacgcctttcagcgctcatttaataggttcattTTTTTAGTACCCATCCTACATACtctttgaatcaaaacttttattctcttaatgtTTTTACTTATAAatggtatactacattcatctcgctaaactcaaccgttttcgagataaacgcattttaaatctgcgaggcaacataatttttagcataatatcattatacttacacccgaaaaataacttaaaaccataaaaatttccaaaaatgtctCGGCAATTTCtttaaatggaatttgcgatgcaatgacataaatatgagaccTAACACAactattatggtttcaagtttattttccGGGTGTAACTTCAATGATATGCAAAGAATTacgttgtatcgcagatttaaaatgcgtttattttgAAAACAGTTTTTTAAGTAAactattaagagaataaaagttttgattcaaaaagtaccTGCTTCCTGCACTACCTGCTAGTAATGCttcctgcactctctgattgaactagaatattaTGCTGCTGCAGTTTCgggttgcaacaaaattgaaaatgttcATACATTTTCAAGATATGAATTAAATTAACACGTTGATAGTTACGTGCAGTGCCTTTTAGTCCTTAATTGATCAAATATAATAAATACTACTCCATCTTACTGTTATACTTTATTTATCTGGTCTTCGAACTTTAAATAGAAATAATAACAATGTATCAACCTGTCTCAAGGCATGTTGCAATACTAcgtacaataaatataataattaaactATGTATATCACagtttatgaaatttggcatacgcgtagctaacatgtcaaagaaaaaaacgctattgtgccgatgtgtgcttttgccctgggggtgcgATTCGCCCCTTctcgtttaaaataagtccggagttCGATAAACTGAAAAACATTTGATATTGTTTACAATTAAACTTTGAAATAATCACAAAATGTCGACTGTCATTTCTTGATTTATATAGGTCAAAATAACAAatctatttattttgaaattGAAACGCAAAACAATTAGCTAATACTACAAGGCAAAaggaaatatatatttatattttatgagGGCAATACTTTTGTGTTTAGCATTAGAAGCTCGGTCAGACCTAGCAGTGACAAATATCTTTCCGCTGAGACATTGTCTCCTTATTTTTTACTGCTATTCTGGCAATAGCAAAGTGTATTGAGTCGCACTACATGAATGTGTTTTATGTGTTATTGTTTTAGTAATGTTTtacttaaataaatattatattgatGTGAATTTTTTTAGGATAATAAACAATTCAACTTTTTTGGTCAACTCATTATCATCTTCCAAGAGTTCCAGCCTTCAAAATGTTCAAGCCTTGCCTCGACTACTACATCGTCCAGGAACACagaaatattacattattttaccaAAGAACACTGTATCTGCAGCTGTTCCATCACAAACCCAGCTGGTGACATCAATAACTGCTTCACCTGCACTTAAAGTATATCCATCACAAAACCAACTACTGATGAAAACAAAGACTTCTTCAGTAATCCCGAAAATTAGGATGccatcaaatataaaaattatgatgTCAACAAATACTGTTGGATCTGCATCTCCAACTTCAATGAAAGCAATCCCAACCAAATATCTACTAAATCACCCGACAACTTTGTCAAATGTACATTCAAATGCACCAGTCGTAACCCAGAGTGAATGTGCCTCGCCCACATATGTTAATCCTTTCGACTATACTCCTGACGTAAAAAATACTTCATCATCCATTGGCACACAAAAAATAGCCAATGTAACAAAAAACGACCAAAATTTAATGCAGGAAAAAGTATTCGCTTGGACCTGTAAAATTTGCAAGCAAGAATTCCATGAAAAAGAACTTCTTCTGGAGCATTACGAAATGCACAAGAATAACACAGATCAGCTTGGTGATATCGACGAAAATAACGATGCATATAACATTAGTGGCAAAGATGTAACTTGTCCAATTTGTTTGACGACCCATATTAATATAACTTGCTATCAACAACATGTTGGTAGTAAACACAAACCAAAAGACCATAATTGTGATAAGTGTAAACAGGCTTTTACTGACGAATTTGACTTGAGTGTACATAATACCACGCACAATCAAGATCTAGAATGGTACGAGTGCGTGATATGCAAAAAGTTTCGAACAAAAAACACCAAATCCTTATACGAGCATATATTCATAGagcatgtcaaagaagaaatgtATTGCAATGAATGTGACAAGACATTCTTATCGAAGACGTGGTTCGAAGGTCATAAAATATTTCACGTAGACATTAATAAAGGGGATACATATAAATGTGGCCGATGCGAATCTACTTTCACGTCGAACTATTCGTTGATGGAACATATGCAAGAATCCCATACCAAATACAAATGCAATCAGTGTGATGTAACCTTTCCCTACAAGCTAAATTTAGACAGACATAACAGCCATGTGCATTCATATGAAAGACCGTTTCTTTGTAATGAATGTGGGAAAA is from Diabrotica virgifera virgifera chromosome 9, PGI_DIABVI_V3a and encodes:
- the LOC126892968 gene encoding zinc finger protein 883-like encodes the protein MFYLNKYYIDVNFFRIINNSTFLVNSLSSSKSSSLQNVQALPRLLHRPGTQKYYIILPKNTVSAAVPSQTQLVTSITASPALKVYPSQNQLLMKTKTSSVIPKIRMPSNIKIMMSTNTVGSASPTSMKAIPTKYLLNHPTTLSNVHSNAPVVTQSECASPTYVNPFDYTPDVKNTSSSIGTQKIANVTKNDQNLMQEKVFAWTCKICKQEFHEKELLLEHYEMHKNNTDQLGDIDENNDAYNISGKDVTCPICLTTHINITCYQQHVGSKHKPKDHNCDKCKQAFTDEFDLSVHNTTHNQDLEWYECVICKKFRTKNTKSLYEHIFIEHVKEEMYCNECDKTFLSKTWFEGHKIFHVDINKGDTYKCGRCESTFTSNYSLMEHMQESHTKYKCNQCDVTFPYKLNLDRHNSHVHSYERPFLCNECGKTFTKLTNLRNHEIIHKAGSYVCYVCGKIFKKKEGFDIHMRGHTGERPYKCNFCDKAFAHKSDYNTHNKKKHGERPYPGSDSKKSSFNGSAQKIRMRVQTKEKPYSCFECNKSFSNTSFLTIHMRVHSGEKPYSCSMCKKAFSQSTSLKIHERIHTGERPYPCSVCEKAFINRAALSRHARIHSGEKPYPCSICKKAFSQSTSLQVHMRIHTGERSYPCSKCKKKFITKAMKDKHEKKCM